CAGGACCTCCGCCCGAAGTTCGTTCAGCCGGATCGCGGAGGTCTCCAGCGAGGGCCCGTGCGGTATGCCCGAGAGCGCGGGCCCCGTCCACAGGCCGAGCGCACGGCTCAGCGCCCGCGAGGCGGACTCGTACTCGCGCCGCCCGTACGCGGCCCGGCCCTCGGCCCGCAGCGACTCGAAGACGGCCAAGTCCAGTTCCTCCGGGGCGATCTGCATCAGATAGCCGGGGGGCCGGGTCAGCAGGGGTTGCACCGTGCCGGTCTGCGCGGCGGCCTCGCCGGTGTCCTCCAGCAGGGCCTTGCGCAGCTGGGACACGTACACCTGGAGGGTGGTGGTGGCTGTGCGCGGTGGTCCCTCTGCCCACAGTTCGTCGATGAGGGTATGGGTCGACACCACTGTGTTGCTTCGGACCAACAGGGTGGCGAGGACCGCGCGCGGCTTGGCCGCGGACGGTGTACGAGGCGTCATACGCACGGGACCGAGTACTCGGTATCTCATCGCGCGGCTCAGCAGTCCTGCAGCACGGACGCGGAGACCCGCGCGACGACCCGGCTGCCCTGGAGGAACGACAGCCGCAGCTCCACCACGGGTCGGCCCGCCGCGTCCCGGCACACCTTCCCGTCCTTCCTTCGCACCCCCTCTCGCACCGAACAGTGCAGCGGCAGTCCGGGCTCGGTGAAGCCGCGGAACGAGGCCTGCCATCGGGACAGCACGGCGTACGAGGGGACGAAGCCGCGCAGCTCGGCGGCGGCGAGCAGTCCCACCTGGCGCGACATCTCCACGAACAGCATCGGCGGCATGTCGTCCGGCGCGCCGGCCTCGAAACGCAGCTCGGCAGCCGCCTTGGCGTCGATGGGGAAGAGCAGTTCGTCATCGCCCTCCGCGCCGGTGCGCTCGGGCAGACCGACCACGACGTTACGGCTGTCCCGGTGACCCACCTGTTCGGGCAGCGGCATGCCCGGGGACACCGGATCGCCGAGCCAGGCGGCGGACTCCTCGCTCTGCCGCCGCCCGAGTGCGCGATGGCTGTCGTAAACACTCTGGGCGAGGAAGGCCAGCCGGACCGAGGCGATGCCACAGCGCTCGCCGTCGATGGAGACGGCGGCCTCGCACTCCAGACCGTGCGGCACGCCGCCCACGATGTCGAGGGGTGTCATCCCGAGTTCCAGAGAGATCCCGGCCCGTCTGCCGCCGCGGCGCCAGGCGTCCAGATGGGTGATCTCGGCGCTGCCGGAAGACACCACCGGATGTCTGCTCGCGGGCACTCTGAAGTACCGGCGTGCCGCGAACAGCATGGTCCGGCGCAGTGACTCCATGGGGAACAGCAGATCGTGGTAGCGCGACACGGAGTCGCCGAACAAGCGGTGTTCTTCGGGTAGTTCTGCGGAGAAGGCGAAGTTCTGCCGTATTGGCGCGGTGGCCTTCAGTAGAAAAGCCTCGGGACTGGCCGGTCTGTGGACCAGATGGTGCGCGCCGAGGAAGGAAGGGGTGGGGGAGGGTGCGGTAAAGGTGTCCATGGGTTTGGGAATC
This window of the Streptomyces niveus genome carries:
- a CDS encoding AfsA-related hotdog domain-containing protein encodes the protein MDTFTAPSPTPSFLGAHHLVHRPASPEAFLLKATAPIRQNFAFSAELPEEHRLFGDSVSRYHDLLFPMESLRRTMLFAARRYFRVPASRHPVVSSGSAEITHLDAWRRGGRRAGISLELGMTPLDIVGGVPHGLECEAAVSIDGERCGIASVRLAFLAQSVYDSHRALGRRQSEESAAWLGDPVSPGMPLPEQVGHRDSRNVVVGLPERTGAEGDDELLFPIDAKAAAELRFEAGAPDDMPPMLFVEMSRQVGLLAAAELRGFVPSYAVLSRWQASFRGFTEPGLPLHCSVREGVRRKDGKVCRDAAGRPVVELRLSFLQGSRVVARVSASVLQDC